The following are encoded in a window of Mycobacterium sp. ELW1 genomic DNA:
- a CDS encoding STAS domain-containing protein: MALDAYDCRQYWLGRTAVVSASGALDLLTSPRLEQLVTSTLEQRPAALIIDLTDVSFLGSAGMQVLVDAYEAASPDIGFAVVADGPGTSRPLKLIGLTEVFDVVSSLQIAVDRLSRGA, encoded by the coding sequence GTGGCTTTGGACGCTTACGACTGCCGGCAGTACTGGCTGGGAAGAACCGCCGTCGTCAGTGCGTCCGGGGCACTCGATCTGCTGACGTCGCCGCGTCTCGAGCAACTCGTCACCAGCACACTCGAACAACGGCCGGCTGCCCTGATCATCGACCTGACCGATGTGAGCTTCCTCGGCTCGGCCGGCATGCAGGTCCTCGTCGACGCCTACGAGGCGGCCTCCCCGGACATCGGATTCGCGGTGGTCGCCGACGGTCCCGGCACCAGCCGGCCACTGAAGCTGATCGGCCTGACCGAGGTCTTCGATGTCGTCTCGTCCCTGCAGATCGCGGTCGACCGACTCAGTCGAGGCGCGTGA
- a CDS encoding SpoIIE family protein phosphatase: protein MANQSAPGVAHRDVETAMNGSLNLRRTVLNLLNAVQPVLADWAVLAMPDHRTGGLTVYGGANVGFSDVIARSSPAERGVDQVLRTGQRLHRHVGHEMSLADIGSRLRHRALAEELAALRPVDVLTLALTARGTTLGAFVLARTAGRRFDADTIEEAERVSTTAAVALDSARLYEERGQLAAAMQRSLRPPKLPQATGFSIAARYRPAAEHLEVGGDFYDVVGSGDDWVLTLGDVCGKGVDSAALTLQARQTIRTSAHFDRSPDRILETLNTVLCEQAVGRFVTTLCARVRGRPDGQWAEAQVAAAGHPGPIVVRATGDIEQIEVSGIAAGVKLGVHYHSAAVRLDRGDTMLMFTDGVEEARRDERLYGVHRLFELLPAYAGAGGETICEAVERDVLEYLDGDPHDDMALLAVTCGS, encoded by the coding sequence ATGGCAAACCAGTCCGCGCCCGGTGTCGCGCACCGCGATGTCGAGACTGCGATGAACGGATCGCTGAATCTGCGGCGGACCGTCCTGAACCTGCTCAACGCGGTCCAGCCTGTACTGGCGGACTGGGCGGTACTGGCCATGCCCGATCACCGGACGGGTGGGCTGACGGTCTACGGCGGCGCCAACGTCGGGTTCTCCGACGTGATCGCCCGCTCGTCGCCGGCCGAGCGTGGTGTGGATCAGGTGTTGCGCACGGGCCAGCGACTCCATCGCCATGTCGGTCACGAGATGTCGCTTGCCGATATCGGCAGCCGGCTGCGACACCGTGCCCTCGCCGAGGAACTCGCCGCATTGCGTCCGGTCGACGTGTTGACCTTGGCGCTGACCGCGCGGGGGACGACATTGGGCGCGTTCGTTCTGGCTCGCACGGCGGGGCGGCGGTTCGACGCGGACACCATCGAAGAAGCCGAGCGGGTGAGCACGACCGCGGCTGTGGCGCTGGACTCGGCCCGGCTCTACGAGGAACGCGGGCAGCTGGCCGCTGCCATGCAGCGCAGCCTCCGCCCGCCGAAACTTCCTCAGGCAACCGGATTCTCGATCGCGGCACGCTATCGGCCCGCCGCGGAGCATCTGGAGGTCGGCGGCGACTTCTACGATGTCGTCGGCAGCGGAGACGACTGGGTGCTGACCCTGGGCGACGTGTGCGGCAAGGGGGTCGACTCCGCCGCACTGACGTTGCAGGCTCGCCAAACCATCCGTACCTCAGCGCATTTCGACCGGAGCCCCGATCGGATTCTGGAGACGCTGAACACGGTGCTGTGCGAACAGGCGGTAGGGCGGTTTGTCACCACGCTGTGCGCGCGCGTGCGAGGAAGGCCGGACGGCCAGTGGGCCGAGGCGCAGGTCGCCGCGGCCGGACACCCCGGCCCCATCGTGGTTCGGGCCACCGGCGATATCGAACAGATCGAGGTCTCCGGGATCGCCGCCGGCGTGAAGCTCGGCGTGCACTATCACTCGGCCGCAGTGCGATTGGATCGCGGCGACACCATGTTGATGTTCACCGATGGCGTCGAAGAGGCACGTCGCGACGAGCGTCTGTACGGCGTGCACCGGTTGTTCGAGCTGCTGCCCGCCTACGCCGGAGCCGGCGGCGAGACGATCTGCGAAGCGGTGGAACGTGACGTCCTGGAGTATTTGGACGGTGATCCGCACGATGACATGGCATTGCTGGCGGTCACATGCGGGAGCTGA
- a CDS encoding B12-binding domain-containing protein, producing MRELTPLEDYQQALASRNRARATGVITELLSDGVDPVTVLTDVIAASQREVGMRWQRAEWTVADEHAATAISVAATGAVDEYVSGIPLGGREQPTRLATRPTADRAQLRAGHVVRPTGCAPAAGQPIVTRFACRRNPRGAGRFWWPAPSGNSMNCPP from the coding sequence ATGCGGGAGCTGACACCGCTGGAGGATTACCAGCAAGCGTTGGCGAGCAGGAACCGAGCGCGAGCGACCGGCGTGATCACCGAATTACTCAGTGACGGCGTGGATCCCGTGACGGTGCTGACCGACGTCATAGCCGCATCGCAGCGCGAGGTCGGGATGCGGTGGCAGCGTGCCGAATGGACCGTCGCCGACGAGCACGCCGCCACTGCGATCTCGGTTGCCGCCACCGGCGCCGTCGACGAATACGTCAGCGGAATTCCGCTGGGGGGCCGGGAGCAGCCGACTCGACTGGCTACCCGTCCGACGGCAGACCGCGCGCAACTCCGCGCAGGTCATGTCGTGCGGCCGACCGGCTGCGCACCGGCTGCGGGACAACCTATCGTCACGCGGTTCGCGTGCAGGCGGAATCCGCGGGGGGCAGGTCGGTTCTGGTGGCCTGCGCCGAGCGGGAATTCCATGAACTGCCCGCCATGA
- a CDS encoding cobalamin B12-binding domain-containing protein, producing the protein MACAEREFHELPAMIIACALRAHGWDTTVLGAATSPMRLSQHLVDQGQDAVAISCSVLGALPTTRRFIEAATTAGVPTLVGGPAFGYDDVRARALGATAWAPNAHAAVAEMDGLPAVAGALPEISPAAAIEQAQLDLHHRRIVDSLRERWSLTRDAPPSAVFVNLTRDTLNQALHALSAALLTGDPRPIAETAWWINDVLRARDADPASVAELAGLLADGVEDYPLARELVREHFTIESD; encoded by the coding sequence GTGGCCTGCGCCGAGCGGGAATTCCATGAACTGCCCGCCATGATCATCGCCTGCGCGTTGCGCGCGCACGGCTGGGACACCACCGTGCTGGGCGCGGCGACCTCGCCGATGCGCCTGAGCCAGCATCTCGTCGACCAGGGCCAGGATGCGGTCGCCATCAGCTGCTCGGTGCTGGGCGCCTTGCCGACCACCCGCCGCTTCATCGAGGCGGCCACCACGGCCGGGGTGCCGACGTTGGTCGGGGGTCCGGCGTTCGGCTACGACGACGTGCGGGCCCGGGCGCTGGGCGCCACCGCGTGGGCACCGAATGCACACGCCGCGGTCGCAGAGATGGACGGGTTGCCCGCGGTTGCCGGCGCGCTACCGGAGATTTCACCGGCCGCAGCCATCGAGCAGGCGCAGTTGGATCTGCACCACCGCCGAATCGTCGACTCCTTGCGCGAGCGTTGGTCGCTGACCCGTGACGCGCCGCCGAGCGCCGTCTTCGTCAATCTGACCCGCGACACGTTGAACCAGGCCCTGCATGCACTGTCGGCGGCGCTGCTCACCGGTGACCCTCGGCCGATCGCCGAGACCGCGTGGTGGATCAACGACGTGCTGCGGGCCCGTGACGCCGATCCCGCGTCAGTGGCCGAGCTGGCCGGCCTGCTCGCCGACGGCGTCGAGGACTACCCGCTGGCACGCGAGCTCGTGCGTGAGCACTTCACCATCGAATCCGACTGA
- the smc gene encoding chromosome segregation protein SMC — MYLKSLTLKGFKSFAAATTLRLEPGITCVVGPNGSGKSNVVDALAWVMGEQGAKTLRGGKMEDVIFAGTSSRAPLGRAEVTLTIDNSDHALPIEYSEVSITRRMFRDGAGEYEINGTSCRLMDVQELLSDSGIGREMHVIVGQGRLSQILESRPEDRRAFIEEAAGVLKHRKRKEKAVRKLDSMAANLARLTDLTTELRRQLKPLGRQAEMARRAQTIQADLRDARLRLAADDLVTRRAEFAGADDTETTLRREHDDAAKRLDVATTALAAHEAAVATLSERTDAAQQAWFRLSALAERVSATVRIASERAQYLETEPTASTGPDPDELDAEADEVAAREQELLAELAEAQSRLEFARAELGERERAAAEAERAHMAAVRAEADRREGLARLAGQVETVRARVESIDEGVARLTTAIEEAAARTQHARAEFETVQGRVGELDQGEVGLDEQHDRTIAALRQADERVAELQAAERSAERQVASLRARIDALAVGLERKDGSAWLTENHGGTGLFGTIAKLVKVRSGYEGALAAVLGAAADAVAAENFDAASSAVRALKDADGGRAAIVLGDWPIAPRQTGSLPERALWALDLIEAPGRLQGAMTAMLADVAVVEDLGAALDLVAARPSLRAVTLDGDLVGAGWVSGGSDRKPSTLEIAGEIDKATRELAAAETQVAELSAALAGALTEQGERQDSAEQALAALNESDAAIAAIYEQLGRLGQEARAAEWEWRRQQAQRDELEAGRLKTVEELTELENRLAAAQDGVTEVEDTPEDRQYMQSAAEEARAIEVEVRLAVRTAEERANAVRGRADSLRRAATAEREARVRAQRARAAREHAAAVAAAVAEAGRRVAEHLSGVVAAASRRRDALAAERQERATAMTAAREEVTALNTRIAALTDSLHRDEVAKAQASLRIEQLEQMVLEQFGMSADDLIAEYGPDVTLPPSELEMAEYEQAKERGEQVMAPAPMRFDRPTQERRAKRAERELSELGRVNPLALEEFAALEERYNFLSTQLEDVKAARKDLLDVIADVDARILQVFAEAYADVEREFEQVFATLFPGGEGRLLLTDPSDLLTTGVEVEARPPGKKVKRLSLLSGGEKSLTAVAMLVAIFRARPSPFYVMDEVEAALDDVNLRRLIGLFEQLRSQSQLIVITHQKPTMEIADALYGVTMQGDGITTVISQRMRGEELVASAAP, encoded by the coding sequence GTGTACCTCAAGAGTCTGACCCTGAAGGGCTTCAAGTCCTTCGCTGCGGCGACGACTCTTCGCCTGGAGCCCGGCATCACCTGCGTGGTCGGCCCGAACGGTTCCGGCAAGTCCAATGTCGTCGACGCGCTGGCCTGGGTGATGGGCGAGCAGGGGGCGAAGACGCTGCGCGGCGGCAAGATGGAAGACGTCATTTTCGCCGGCACCTCCTCGCGGGCGCCGCTGGGTCGCGCCGAGGTGACGCTGACCATCGACAATTCCGACCACGCGCTGCCGATCGAGTACTCCGAGGTGTCGATCACCCGGCGGATGTTCCGCGACGGCGCCGGGGAGTACGAGATCAACGGCACCAGCTGCCGGTTGATGGACGTCCAGGAGCTGCTCAGCGACTCCGGCATCGGCCGGGAAATGCACGTCATCGTCGGTCAGGGCCGGCTGTCTCAGATCCTCGAGTCTCGCCCCGAAGACCGCCGGGCCTTCATCGAAGAGGCCGCTGGTGTGCTCAAGCACCGCAAGCGCAAGGAAAAGGCGGTCCGCAAGCTCGACTCGATGGCGGCCAACCTGGCCCGGCTCACCGACCTGACCACCGAGCTGCGCCGCCAGCTCAAGCCGCTGGGCCGACAGGCCGAGATGGCGCGGCGAGCCCAGACCATTCAGGCGGATCTGCGCGACGCGCGGCTGCGGCTGGCCGCCGACGACCTGGTCACCCGGCGGGCCGAGTTCGCCGGCGCCGACGACACCGAGACCACGTTGCGCCGCGAGCACGACGACGCCGCGAAACGCCTGGACGTCGCCACCACGGCGCTGGCCGCCCACGAGGCCGCGGTGGCCACGCTCTCCGAACGCACCGACGCCGCCCAGCAGGCTTGGTTCCGCCTGTCGGCGCTGGCCGAACGGGTCAGCGCCACCGTCCGGATCGCTTCTGAGCGAGCGCAATACCTCGAGACCGAGCCCACCGCGAGCACCGGCCCGGACCCCGACGAGCTGGACGCCGAGGCCGACGAGGTCGCCGCGCGGGAGCAGGAGCTGCTGGCCGAGCTGGCCGAAGCGCAATCGCGGCTCGAGTTCGCGCGTGCCGAGCTCGGGGAACGCGAACGCGCGGCCGCCGAAGCCGAACGCGCCCACATGGCCGCCGTGCGCGCCGAGGCCGACCGCCGGGAAGGTCTGGCCCGGCTGGCCGGTCAGGTAGAGACGGTGCGCGCCCGGGTCGAATCGATCGACGAGGGCGTCGCGAGGCTGACCACCGCGATCGAAGAGGCCGCCGCCCGCACCCAGCACGCCAGGGCCGAGTTCGAGACCGTGCAGGGCCGGGTGGGCGAACTGGATCAGGGCGAGGTCGGACTCGACGAGCAGCACGACCGCACGATCGCCGCGCTGCGGCAGGCCGACGAGCGGGTGGCCGAATTGCAGGCGGCCGAGCGCAGCGCCGAACGACAGGTGGCCTCGTTGCGGGCTCGTATCGACGCGCTGGCGGTCGGGCTGGAGCGCAAGGACGGCTCGGCCTGGCTGACCGAAAACCATGGCGGCACAGGACTTTTCGGGACGATTGCCAAACTGGTCAAGGTGCGCTCGGGTTACGAAGGGGCGTTGGCGGCGGTGCTGGGCGCCGCGGCCGACGCGGTGGCCGCTGAAAACTTCGACGCCGCCAGTTCGGCGGTGCGAGCGCTCAAGGACGCCGACGGCGGCCGGGCGGCGATCGTGTTGGGGGACTGGCCGATTGCGCCGCGCCAGACCGGTTCGCTGCCCGAGCGCGCGTTGTGGGCGCTGGATCTCATCGAGGCGCCGGGACGACTTCAGGGCGCCATGACGGCAATGCTCGCCGACGTGGCCGTCGTCGAGGATCTGGGTGCCGCGCTGGATCTGGTCGCGGCGCGGCCATCGCTGCGTGCGGTGACACTCGACGGTGACCTGGTTGGCGCGGGGTGGGTCAGCGGCGGCTCCGACCGCAAGCCCAGCACTCTGGAGATCGCCGGCGAAATCGACAAGGCCACACGCGAACTCGCGGCAGCCGAGACCCAGGTCGCCGAGCTGTCGGCCGCACTGGCCGGTGCGCTCACCGAACAGGGTGAGCGTCAGGACTCCGCTGAGCAGGCGCTGGCAGCGCTCAACGAATCCGATGCCGCGATCGCGGCGATCTACGAACAGCTCGGCAGGCTGGGGCAGGAAGCCCGTGCCGCCGAGTGGGAGTGGCGCCGCCAGCAGGCTCAGCGCGACGAGCTCGAGGCCGGGCGGCTGAAAACGGTGGAAGAGCTCACCGAGCTCGAGAACCGGTTGGCCGCAGCGCAGGACGGGGTCACCGAGGTCGAGGACACGCCCGAGGACCGCCAATACATGCAGTCCGCCGCCGAGGAAGCCCGTGCCATCGAGGTGGAGGTGCGGCTGGCGGTGCGTACCGCCGAGGAACGTGCGAATGCCGTTCGCGGACGGGCAGATTCGTTGCGACGCGCTGCTACGGCGGAGCGCGAGGCGCGGGTTCGCGCCCAGCGCGCCCGGGCAGCCCGCGAGCACGCCGCCGCGGTCGCTGCCGCGGTGGCCGAGGCCGGGCGCCGCGTGGCCGAGCACCTGTCCGGTGTCGTGGCAGCGGCGTCCCGGCGCCGCGATGCGCTGGCCGCCGAACGGCAGGAACGGGCCACCGCAATGACCGCCGCGCGTGAGGAAGTGACCGCGCTGAACACCCGGATCGCCGCGCTGACCGACTCGCTGCACCGCGACGAGGTGGCCAAGGCCCAAGCGTCGCTGCGCATCGAACAGCTCGAGCAGATGGTGCTGGAGCAGTTCGGTATGTCTGCCGACGATCTGATCGCCGAGTACGGCCCGGACGTGACGCTGCCACCGTCGGAGCTGGAGATGGCCGAATACGAACAGGCCAAGGAGCGTGGCGAGCAGGTCATGGCGCCGGCGCCGATGCGGTTCGACCGCCCGACTCAGGAACGGCGGGCCAAGCGGGCCGAACGTGAGCTGTCCGAACTCGGCCGGGTGAATCCGCTTGCGCTGGAAGAGTTTGCCGCGCTGGAGGAGCGCTACAACTTCCTGTCCACCCAGCTCGAAGACGTCAAAGCCGCCCGCAAGGACCTGCTCGACGTGATCGCCGACGTCGATGCGCGCATCCTGCAGGTGTTCGCCGAGGCGTACGCCGACGTCGAGCGCGAGTTCGAGCAGGTGTTCGCGACGCTGTTCCCGGGCGGTGAAGGCCGGTTGTTGCTGACCGACCCCAGCGACCTGCTGACCACCGGCGTGGAGGTGGAGGCCCGCCCACCGGGCAAGAAGGTCAAGCGCCTCTCGCTGCTCTCCGGCGGTGAGAAGTCGCTGACCGCGGTGGCCATGCTGGTGGCGATCTTCCGGGCCCGGCCGTCACCGTTCTATGTCATGGACGAGGTCGAGGCCGCCCTCGACGACGTGAATCTGCGCAGGCTGATCGGGCTGTTCGAGCAGCTCCGCTCCCAGTCACAGCTGATCGTCATCACTCACCAGAAGCCGACCATGGAGATCGCCGACGCGCTGTACGGCGTGACGATGCAGGGCGACGGCATCACCACGGTGATCTCGCAGCGAATGCGCGGCGAAGAGCTGGTCGCCAGCGCGGCGCCGTAA
- a CDS encoding acylphosphatase, which yields MTDPDVRLTAWVHGHVQGVGFRWWTRSRALELGVTGYASNQADGRVLVVAQGPRDACEQLLQLLNSGKTPGHVDKVVVDWSPRGEAIRGFSER from the coding sequence TTGACCGATCCTGACGTCCGCCTCACCGCCTGGGTGCACGGCCACGTGCAGGGCGTGGGTTTCCGCTGGTGGACCCGGTCTCGGGCACTGGAGCTGGGTGTGACCGGGTACGCGTCCAATCAGGCCGACGGCCGGGTTCTGGTCGTCGCGCAGGGCCCGCGTGACGCATGTGAACAGCTGTTACAGCTGCTCAATAGTGGGAAAACGCCGGGGCACGTCGACAAGGTTGTTGTCGATTGGTCACCGCGCGGCGAAGCCATCAGAGGCTTTAGCGAGCGGTAG
- a CDS encoding OsmC family protein, with amino-acid sequence MTDLWVERTGIRRYTGRSSRGAEVLIGSETDEGVFTPGELLKIALAGCSGLSSDQPLRRRLGDDYAATIRVSGAADREQERYPLLEEKLEIDLSGLSQEEIERLVLVVNRAIDQVCTVGRTLKSGTEVRFEVDDVDRS; translated from the coding sequence ATGACTGACCTGTGGGTGGAACGCACCGGCATCCGCCGCTACACCGGGCGCAGCAGCCGCGGCGCGGAGGTGCTGATCGGCTCGGAGACCGACGAGGGTGTCTTCACCCCCGGTGAGCTGCTCAAGATCGCACTGGCCGGGTGCAGCGGCCTGAGCAGCGATCAGCCGCTGCGCCGCCGGCTCGGCGACGACTATGCGGCCACGATCCGGGTGTCCGGGGCGGCCGACCGGGAGCAGGAGCGCTATCCGCTGCTCGAGGAGAAGCTGGAGATCGATCTGTCCGGGCTGTCCCAGGAGGAGATCGAGCGGCTGGTGCTGGTGGTCAACCGCGCGATCGACCAGGTGTGCACCGTGGGGCGCACCCTCAAATCCGGCACCGAGGTCCGCTTCGAGGTGGACGACGTTGACCGATCCTGA
- the mutM gene encoding DNA-formamidopyrimidine glycosylase encodes MPELPEVEVVRRGLQAHVAGRSISAVRVHHPRAVRRHEAGAADLTARLLDAQITGTDRRGKYLWLNLNDETALVVHLGMSGQMLLGPVPNTNHLRIAALLDDGTALSFVDQRTFGGWQLADLVDVDGSRVPEPVAHIARDPLDPRFDRDAVVTVLRRKHSEIKRQLLDQTVVSGIGNIYADESLWRAKINGARLAENLTRRQLGELLDAAGEVMREALGQGGTSFDSLYVNVNGQSGYFDRSLNVYGREDLPCPRCGTAIRREKFMNRSSFYCPQCQRRPGQPRPRR; translated from the coding sequence ATGCCTGAGCTGCCCGAGGTCGAGGTCGTGCGGCGCGGCCTGCAAGCCCACGTCGCCGGCAGGTCGATCTCCGCGGTGCGGGTGCATCATCCGCGGGCGGTGCGCAGGCACGAGGCCGGTGCGGCCGATCTGACCGCCCGGCTGCTCGACGCGCAGATCACCGGGACCGACCGGCGCGGAAAGTACTTGTGGCTCAACCTGAATGACGAAACCGCACTGGTGGTACACCTGGGCATGAGCGGCCAGATGCTGCTCGGGCCGGTGCCGAACACCAACCATCTGCGCATCGCGGCATTGCTCGATGACGGCACCGCACTGAGTTTCGTCGATCAGCGCACGTTCGGCGGGTGGCAGCTGGCCGACCTGGTCGACGTCGACGGCAGCCGGGTGCCCGAGCCGGTGGCGCACATCGCCCGCGATCCGCTGGACCCCCGGTTCGATCGCGACGCTGTCGTTACGGTGTTGCGCCGCAAGCACTCCGAGATCAAGCGGCAGCTGCTCGATCAGACGGTGGTGTCGGGTATCGGCAACATCTACGCCGACGAGTCGCTGTGGCGGGCCAAGATCAACGGCGCGCGGCTGGCCGAGAATCTCACCCGCCGTCAACTCGGCGAGCTGCTCGACGCTGCAGGAGAGGTGATGCGTGAAGCGCTCGGCCAGGGCGGCACCTCGTTCGACTCGTTGTACGTCAACGTCAATGGACAGTCCGGGTACTTCGATCGGTCGTTGAACGTCTACGGCCGCGAAGACCTTCCGTGCCCGCGCTGCGGCACCGCGATCCGGCGGGAGAAGTTCATGAACCGCTCATCGTTCTACTGCCCGCAGTGTCAACGAAGACCGGGCCAGCCCCGCCCCCGGCGTTGA
- the rnc gene encoding ribonuclease III, whose protein sequence is MSPPRENLLAALGVDMPEDLLTLALTHRSYAYEHGGLPTNERLEFLGDAVLGLTITDELFHRHPERTEGDLAKLRASIVNTQALADVGRGLTDEGLGAHLLLGRGEVNTGGADKSSILADGMESLLGAVYLHHGIDVARDVILRLFGNLLDTAPTLGAGLDWKTSLQELTASRSLGPPSYVVTSTGPDHDKEFTAVVLVMDTEYGNGVGRSKKEAEQKAAAAAWNALDNA, encoded by the coding sequence GTGAGCCCGCCACGCGAAAACCTGCTCGCCGCACTCGGTGTCGACATGCCGGAAGACTTGCTGACGCTGGCGCTGACCCACCGCAGCTACGCCTACGAGCACGGTGGCCTGCCCACCAATGAACGCCTGGAGTTCCTCGGTGACGCGGTGCTCGGCCTGACGATCACCGACGAGCTGTTCCATCGCCACCCGGAACGCACCGAAGGTGACCTGGCCAAACTGCGTGCCAGCATCGTCAATACCCAGGCACTGGCCGACGTGGGACGGGGCCTGACCGATGAAGGCCTTGGCGCGCACCTGCTGCTGGGCCGCGGCGAGGTCAATACCGGCGGAGCCGACAAGTCCAGCATCCTGGCCGACGGCATGGAATCACTGCTGGGTGCGGTGTATCTGCACCACGGGATCGACGTTGCGCGCGACGTGATCCTGCGGCTCTTCGGCAATCTGCTGGACACCGCCCCGACGCTGGGTGCCGGCCTGGACTGGAAGACCAGCCTGCAGGAGCTCACCGCGTCACGCAGCCTGGGGCCGCCGTCCTATGTCGTCACCTCCACCGGGCCCGACCACGACAAGGAGTTCACCGCCGTCGTGCTGGTGATGGACACCGAGTACGGCAATGGCGTCGGCCGGTCGAAGAAGGAAGCCGAACAGAAGGCCGCCGCCGCGGCCTGGAACGCGCTGGACAACGCTTGA
- a CDS encoding DUF177 domain-containing protein translates to MATSHSAHTKRKPRSPLVLDISRLGRRPGSMLELHETVASPSRIGLDLVAIEAGADLTLDLRLESVSEGVLVTGTVYAPTRGECSRCLTEVTGDVEISLTELFAYPDSTTESTTEEDEVGHVVDQTIDLEQPIVDAVGLALPFAPLCTEDCAGLCTQCGVALAGEPGHHHDVIDPRFAKLAGMFPAADADTPEPGAGAS, encoded by the coding sequence ATGGCGACTTCACACAGTGCTCACACGAAGCGCAAACCCCGGTCGCCCCTCGTCCTCGACATCTCCCGCTTAGGGCGCCGTCCCGGCTCGATGCTCGAGTTACACGAAACGGTGGCCAGCCCGTCACGAATCGGGCTGGACCTGGTCGCCATCGAAGCCGGCGCGGACCTGACTCTGGATCTGCGACTGGAATCGGTGTCCGAGGGGGTCCTCGTCACCGGGACGGTGTACGCCCCGACCAGGGGTGAGTGCTCCCGCTGCCTGACTGAGGTCACCGGCGATGTCGAGATCTCACTCACCGAACTGTTCGCCTATCCCGACAGCACGACGGAATCCACCACCGAGGAAGACGAGGTCGGCCACGTCGTCGACCAGACCATCGACCTGGAACAACCGATCGTCGACGCCGTCGGACTGGCGCTGCCGTTCGCCCCGCTGTGCACCGAGGACTGCGCGGGGCTGTGCACGCAGTGCGGTGTCGCGCTGGCAGGCGAACCCGGCCATCACCACGACGTGATCGACCCACGGTTCGCCAAGCTGGCCGGCATGTTTCCCGCCGCGGATGCCGACACCCCCGAACCGGGGGCCGGCGCTTCGTGA
- the sepIVA gene encoding cell division protein SepIVA → MYRVFEALDELSAIVEEARGVPMTAGCVVPRGDVLELLDDIKDAIPGELDDAQDVLDARDSLLREAKEHSESMVSNSTAEADSLLSHARAEADRLLADAKSQADRMVAEARQHSERMVAEARDESSRLAATAKREYEAATSRAKAEADRLVESGNLSYEKAVQEGIKEQQRLVSQTEVVQAANAESTRLIDTAHAEADRLRGECDIYVDNKLAQFEDYLNGTLRSVSRGRHQLRTAAGTHDYAQR, encoded by the coding sequence GTGTACCGAGTTTTTGAAGCGCTCGATGAATTGAGCGCGATTGTCGAAGAGGCCCGCGGCGTTCCGATGACGGCTGGTTGCGTGGTGCCGCGCGGTGACGTGCTGGAGCTCCTCGACGACATCAAGGACGCCATCCCCGGTGAACTCGACGACGCCCAGGATGTGCTGGACGCCCGCGATTCATTGCTGCGGGAGGCCAAAGAGCACTCCGAGTCGATGGTGTCGAACTCCACCGCCGAGGCCGACTCCCTGCTGAGCCATGCCCGTGCCGAGGCCGACCGGCTGCTGGCCGACGCCAAGTCACAGGCCGACCGGATGGTCGCCGAGGCGCGTCAGCACAGCGAACGTATGGTCGCCGAGGCTCGCGACGAGTCCAGCCGCCTGGCGGCGACCGCCAAGCGTGAGTACGAAGCGGCCACCAGCAGGGCCAAGGCCGAGGCCGACCGGCTGGTGGAGAGCGGCAACCTCTCCTACGAGAAGGCTGTCCAGGAAGGCATCAAGGAGCAGCAGCGGCTGGTCTCGCAGACCGAGGTCGTCCAGGCGGCCAACGCCGAGTCGACCCGGCTGATCGACACCGCCCACGCCGAAGCCGACCGGCTGCGTGGCGAGTGCGACATCTACGTCGACAACAAGCTCGCCCAGTTCGAGGACTACCTCAACGGCACTCTGCGTTCGGTGAGCCGCGGGCGTCATCAACTGCGCACCGCCGCGGGCACCCACGACTACGCGCAGCGCTGA
- a CDS encoding hemerythrin domain-containing protein, which produces MVETFVQSTTDVVDFLKHQHNLIKDMFDDVLSASESKAREKAFVDLRQLLAVHETAEEMVVHPRARHELTDGDNIVDARLAEEHEAKEQLSALEKMDFDSQEFLDELVKFRDAVVEHAEREENEEFSQLQAELDDAALERMAGAVRAAEAIAPTRPHAGVESAVLNFAVGPFASMLDRARDAISAAIK; this is translated from the coding sequence GTGGTCGAAACATTTGTGCAGTCCACGACGGACGTCGTCGACTTTCTCAAGCACCAGCACAACCTGATCAAGGACATGTTCGACGACGTGCTGTCCGCCTCGGAGTCCAAGGCCAGGGAGAAGGCGTTCGTCGATCTGCGGCAGCTTCTCGCCGTGCACGAAACCGCCGAGGAGATGGTGGTCCATCCGCGCGCGCGGCACGAGCTGACCGACGGTGACAACATCGTCGATGCCCGGCTCGCCGAGGAGCACGAGGCAAAGGAACAGCTGTCCGCCCTGGAAAAGATGGACTTCGATTCCCAGGAGTTCCTCGACGAGCTCGTGAAATTTCGCGATGCGGTGGTCGAGCACGCCGAACGCGAGGAGAACGAGGAGTTCAGCCAGCTGCAGGCCGAGCTGGACGATGCGGCGCTCGAGCGGATGGCCGGAGCTGTGCGCGCAGCCGAAGCGATCGCCCCGACCCGCCCGCACGCCGGAGTGGAGTCGGCCGTCCTGAATTTCGCCGTCGGTCCGTTCGCATCGATGCTCGATCGCGCCCGCGACGCGATCTCGGCAGCCATCAAGTAG